In Procambarus clarkii isolate CNS0578487 chromosome 30, FALCON_Pclarkii_2.0, whole genome shotgun sequence, the DNA window TGCCTGCGGTTCTTGAACCAGTTGCCGACTTGTGTAGGGGTGAGACCCGTGGCCGAGGCCAGCTCCCTCTTCTTGCTGGGGTTGGGGTACGGGTCCTGGAGGTAGGATTCCCTAAGTAGGGATCTTGTGCGTTCCTTGAAGCAGTGAGTCTTCTGCTCGCCGTCCCAGATGGTCCTGGGAAAGGGAAACTTCTTGCGGACTCTGTACTTGTCAACCGGCCCCAGCGGGCGGCCCCGGAGGCGCTCAGCCTCCTGGTAGTGCGCCTCCAGCCACAGTGCCTGCAGACGCGCGTGCGACGATTTGGAAAAACGTTGTGATTCCAATATAGCGTAGAGCTCCCTGAAGTTGCCCACGTGGAAGGAGACGAGGGCGCGCGCTCGCAGCACCGCCTCGTGTTTGTTGAGGTCGTGGAGGTGCGGGTGAGCCACCGGCAGCGACCACAAGAAGCGTCCAAGTCGCTCCATGTCGCCACTCTCTTCCAGAGTCTCGCAGACGGCGGCCACCTGGGCGGCGGTGAAGGAGAGTGAGGGCAACGGCACTAGCGGCGTGGGAACTACAGGACTGCCAGATCCTCCCAAATTACCATTGCTCGCCGCATTTGCACTCAAGGCATTTAGAGCCGAGAACGCGCCAAAAGAACCAAAAGAACCAAGACCACCGAGTCCACTCATGAGCGCCATGTTGGGCTGCAGCGCCCGCAGCAGATCCGCGACGGAGGACGCCAGCTTGGCGGGTTAAACGGCAGGCGAGGACTCCAGCGTGGCGACCGCTCGGTGCCGCTGGCGGGCCAGGGGACGGGGCTTATCCCGGCCACGCCCCCCGTAGCTGCCTCCACCAATCACCGCAGCGCCCCTCCCCTAGCGCCGCCCATAGAGCAATTCCACCATCCTATTGGCCGGCCGTCCGCCGTCGCCATGACAACGCTGTCAATCATCGACCGGTCTGCCAATCAGTGGCGGGCAGCGGCGGTGGTCGGTGGCAGGTCGCGTTACGGCCGTGTTGATTCGGTAACGGAGCCCGGCCTCTGATAGGCAACTTAGCGCCGCCGCCCGGGCTCCAGTAATGGAATAATGGGGACGTGGCTATCGACCGGGCGCGGCGCTCCCTCAGACCCTCGTCAGGACACAGCAATACCTCCTCTCCAGCCCTGGACGCACGGCCCAGCCCTCGGGGTCACGGTGGCGATCAATCCTCGGCCAGCGCCCTGCCTGATCGCCGCCCCCGATACCCgacaccacgcccacactcctTGGCTAGTGCCATTATCCAAGCATCACCCTGTGCCATTATCCTTTTCATACTCGCCAGCGTCATTATCCTGCCCCAGTATCACTCAGCACAGTTATCCTGCTCACTATCGACTAGTCCCATTATCCTACCCACCATTATCCTGCCCGCTATCACCCAGTGTCATTATCTTGCCCACTATCACCCAGCTCCATTATCCTGCCCACTATCACCCAGCGCCATTATCCTGCCAATACTCACCATTCCCCGTTATCTTGCCAGAGTAACTCATCCCCATTATCCTGCTCACAATTATCCAAGAGCCATTATCATTCCCAAGCTAACCCAACGCTATTTTCATCGTCACAGTTACTCTCCGCTATATTATCCTTCCCCACACTCGACCATGCCATAATCCTTGCTCACTCATCCAGCGCCGTAATCCTGCTGGCCACATTCTCTCTCAGCAACATTATCCTAGCAGCCAGCACACAGCCGGCCGTGTGTCGCTGAGCAGTGCTGGGTGAACAGGCTCTCTTAATTTACTCTTTGGACTCTTCCTGTGGGGCCTTGGACTCTTGGGTGACACGTTACTCTTCATTCTCGCGGATACTCTTCGTTCTTGTGGATACTCTGCCTTCTCGCGGATACTCTTCATTCTTGTGGATACTCTGCCTTCTCGCGGATACTCTGCCATCTCGCGGATACTCTCCATTCTTGTGGATACTCTGCCTTCTCGCGGATACTCTTCGTTCTTGTGGATACTCTTCATTATCGCGGATACTCTTCATTCTCATGTCATGCAGatcggcgctcaatccccgactgtccaaatggttgggcaccattcctttccccccgtcccatcccaaatccttatcttgaccccttcccagtactatacagtcgtaatggcttggcgccttccACTGATTGCCTTCTTCCCTTTTCCTCGCGGATACTTCGCATTCTTGCGAATAGCTGGTTCACTGTACACAGTAAAGCAACTGGTTCGTATAAAACAATAAAGCATCTggctcatcccaaacaataaagtATTTGGTTCATAGTACACAGTAAAACAACTGCTTTATACCTATAAAGCAGTTGCAATAAAGCACTTGGTTCATACCCCCACAGTAAAGCAGGTGCTTCATACCCCACAGTAAATCAATTGGTTTATAAATAACAATAAAGCAACTTGTTCATACCGCACTTTAAAGTGTTTATACCACACTAAAGCAGGTGGTTCGTACCACGAACTAATAGCATTGGTTTTGGCAAAAGGCTAAACGACCATATAAGATGGTTCCCTCAACTGCTTATAATCACCTTGTAAAGGCATGAAACAAACGGTAGGCAACAGATTTGAAGTCTTAATACTGATAAAAGGATAAAGAAGGTCGTGTTTTTATTAGTACAGGAAACTAATTAAAAAGTGCAACAAAAGCATGCAATTATCTTGCATAAATAGTGTTTTGACAAATGTAATATTTAGGATTTCaacttatgattattattatattgttataataataataataatcataataataataataataataataataataataataattattattattattattattattattattattattttataataataattattaattattattattattattagtaatggtaatttcttctcacagacataacatAGGATAAGAACCCACACACTTGTCTATTTGTGAAAttgatgtaaggaatttacaccaagtctttcgcactctcctgagtgctttattaaggtctgagtgtgtggttaggaccaGACTTTGTATTAGGGtctcattagacgttgagatgtaagtctggtccttatcacacactcagaccttgacaaagcactcagaagagtgtgaaagacttggtgtaatttcCTTACGTTAAttttacaaatacacaagtgtggggttttatcctaaattattattattattattattattattattataccttAAATGCTAATTAGTTATTAATAcaatttaattaataataatattgtggTCTACTAATATTATACTATAAAAATTATTTTGTATTCATTAttaatgatttattttatttgtatatattataaatttcTTGATGTACACACCTCTTgttactttaggagaggacaaatGTAAACTTTGTGATCACTTCATGTAAACTGTGAGCACTTCGTGTAAATTCTGTGATCACAAATTCGATCATACTCTCGCCATATTTAACATTAAATGTGAAGACATTAAACCTATTGATCAACTGGTATGTGATATGTGGTATCTGGAACTGAATATCCAATTTATCCACTCTCGTGTTGTTGAGGATATTATTAATCCTCATAAGCCATCTACGGTGTGCCAGTGGAGGATGGCAGACGTCATGCTTCTGTATGATAGAGATCCCGATAGATTTAAGCTGAAATGCGTTGGAATTTGAAGCaatgtttttcatgtttttctataTTTTACATTGATATGTTTGTGGTTTTTGGTGTTTTTTATTGACTGGATGCGCAAATTACTTTACCCGTTTTATGTTTAGTCTCGTCATTCTGTTTTTGTGAATTACTGAGTGGTTTACAAATGCAAGTCTCGGCACTAATTGTTATTGATTTGTTGTATGACTGAACACCTGTTCCCTCCATCCACACCTGTAAtgatttgtgtacatcgcttgcgTACATCACTTACCTTGGGGtgcttcggggcttagcgtccccgcggcccggtcggcggggacgctaacctaacctaaccaggcctcctggttaggttaggttgtaccTGGTTGGTTGTACCTTGGTTAGGTTGTACCTGGTTGCGTACATCACTTGCGTATATCACTTGCGTATATCAAGCATTATACGTTTGGTGGCTGCATAAATACTGCAAATAATGTCAACTAAATATATTGGGTGTTGCAAGAGGCAATGTTTAAGTTGCCAAACTGTTACCAAAACTAGTTCGATGACTTTGCGCTTTGTGTGATATAACCATTAAAATTGGTCTGTTCGTGCAGGTGGAACATCTAGTAGTCAGGGGGATATGCAATACACCCTTATGTGTTGGAGAGCTTCCCTATAGGGCACTGAGACCAGTAGATTAAGGGACTGTTCACCTGTTTGTGCCTGCAGGCCCGGGCTGCTGGCTCTTGGACACCTCCTTTCTAACCGAAAGTTTCTTACCAGTTGTCCTGGTCCTGTCGTTAAGTTTGTCTCACTACTTGGGATCCAACCCAAGACAGGAATCTCAGATTGGAGTCAAGTACTCGATTATAATCTGTTAAGTGTGAGGTGGTAGATGACCCGTAGCGAAATCCTACACATTTAATCTTTTACAATTTacattaatattttaatattaattaataatgacaataataataTATGTACTGTAACGTTGGTTGCATCTGTTCTATGGACATGAAGGTATAGTGAAGGTGTCGAACGCCTCCGTCATTGATGTAAAACCGAAGGGTCACAAATTTATAATATTGCAGCAACACCAGAATAAAATCTTGCACTTCTTCCTCGTATGGTTCTATTTGAAGCTGATTAAGCCTACTGAGTGCATGCAGGGTACCCTACTGAGGGCATGCAGGGTACCCTACTGAGTGCATGCAGGGTACCGTACTTAGGGCATGCAGGGTACCCTACTGAGTGCACGCAGCGTACCCTACCTTCCACTAATAGTTCATATAAGTACTATTATTTCTGGAAGACAGGTTGCCACCATTCACCATCAGGGAGATCACTTTGCACAAACATAAATATTTCGACGCTCAATGGTCCGTAATAATAACATCTAAGGAACTCGTATTTATAAAAGTTAGAGGAGCAAAACAGTCACTTCATCCTTATAGGGATCTTGTAAATGGACGGCCATTTACACAgaatggcattatatatatatatatatatatatatatatatatatatatatatatatattagtatattttggtagcagtctttcctgtagacatatattattaaatatgacttatatatatatacaccagctTTTAAGCAAATTTAAACAATattaagagaccctagagctgccagctttcttttccagcgcctcagcgtggcaatACCGTggagaaatgcacactgcattcaggtctcctgcccgccatctgaggagctggaagcacCCAATAGTTTGTAACTAACAGCTATATTCCTTGTTTGTAACAAAGtttgtaactatatatatatataagcccaaccacttgaattgggacggtagagctacggta includes these proteins:
- the LOC123765619 gene encoding homeobox protein SIX3-like; protein product: MALMSGLGGLGSFGSFGAFSALNALSANAASNGNLGGSGSPVVPTPLVPLPSLSFTAAQVAAVCETLEESGDMERLGRFLWSLPVAHPHLHDLNKHEAVLRARALVSFHVGNFRELYAILESQRFSKSSHARLQALWLEAHYQEAERLRGRPLGPVDKYRVRKKFPFPRTIWDGEQKTHCFKERTRSLLRESYLQDPYPNPSKKRELASATGLTPTQVGNWFKNRRQRDRAAAAKNRMHQFGATGIPPSRRDTDTRSPLEDDDEEDLINPGSPNTFEDDISEDDVSLDARSPPPNSGPHQATSPSDILATSSSLPLVLDSKPPGSPRPPTLTSLSKDPAKDQERASPDLKDDPETSKSSNMPTSLQSLAPSLTIASLVSSHKRPASPSDHYVTPIRPIPERHVFGYSSMQPMTKRPFTLSPMGPITDRHFLSSAGAFQPIRLQPKQKEET